The following are encoded together in the Microterricola viridarii genome:
- a CDS encoding class I SAM-dependent methyltransferase, giving the protein MDLAALRRWPDVEADNLFAVDASDRLILAEAESALQGTPAGEVVVIGDRYGALTLAALEAVGLPAAGAEGIRVHQDALSGELALAANAAALGVDAGFRSVALGVEQHPGELLAGARVVLLQLPRSLDALDEIAAAIARHAEPDVVVFAGGRIKHMTPAMNTVLGEHFGRLDVSLAQQKSRVLRASAPHQAATAPWPRKNRHDDLKLTVAAHGAAFAGASVDIGTRFLLGHLAEAKPGARSAIDLGCGTGILATALALHRPELRVLATDQSAAAVASARATAAANGVSERVIVVRDDGLSAQPDASAELIVLNPPFHVGATVHAGIALKLFEHAARVLAPGGQLWCVWNSHLGYGPALRDIVGPTRQIARNAKFTITASTRAS; this is encoded by the coding sequence ATGGACCTTGCGGCATTGCGACGGTGGCCGGACGTCGAGGCCGACAATCTCTTCGCGGTCGACGCGAGCGACCGGCTGATTCTCGCCGAGGCGGAATCCGCGCTGCAGGGCACCCCTGCCGGCGAGGTCGTGGTGATCGGTGACCGCTACGGCGCACTGACGCTGGCCGCGCTGGAAGCGGTTGGGCTGCCGGCTGCCGGTGCCGAGGGCATCCGCGTGCACCAGGACGCCCTCTCTGGGGAGCTCGCTCTCGCGGCGAACGCCGCAGCGCTTGGCGTGGACGCCGGCTTCCGCTCGGTCGCCCTCGGCGTCGAGCAGCACCCCGGCGAGCTGCTGGCCGGGGCCCGTGTCGTGCTGCTCCAGCTGCCGCGCTCCCTCGACGCCCTCGACGAGATCGCCGCCGCCATCGCCCGCCACGCAGAGCCCGACGTCGTCGTGTTCGCGGGCGGCCGCATCAAGCACATGACTCCGGCGATGAACACCGTGCTCGGCGAGCACTTCGGCCGCCTCGACGTGAGCCTCGCGCAGCAGAAGTCGCGCGTGCTCCGGGCCAGCGCGCCGCATCAGGCGGCGACCGCCCCCTGGCCGCGCAAGAACCGGCACGACGACCTCAAACTCACCGTCGCCGCCCACGGCGCCGCGTTCGCCGGCGCCTCCGTCGACATCGGCACCCGGTTCCTGCTCGGCCACCTCGCCGAGGCGAAGCCGGGCGCACGCTCCGCGATCGACCTGGGTTGCGGCACTGGAATCCTGGCCACCGCGTTGGCCCTGCACCGACCGGAGCTGCGCGTGCTGGCGACCGACCAGTCCGCGGCAGCCGTGGCATCCGCCCGGGCGACCGCCGCCGCCAACGGGGTGAGCGAGCGGGTCATCGTGGTGCGCGACGACGGTCTGAGCGCGCAGCCGGATGCCAGTGCAGAGCTGATCGTGCTGAACCCGCCGTTCCACGTCGGGGCCACGGTGCACGCCGGCATCGCGTTGAAGCTGTTCGAGCACGCCGCCCGCGTGCTCGCGCCGGGCGGCCAGCTCTGGTGCGTGTGGAACTCACACCTCGGCTACGGGCCGGCGCTGCGCGACATCGTCGGGCCGACCCGGCAGATCGCCCGCAACGCCAAGTTCACGATCACGGCTTCGACCCGCGCCTCGTAG
- a CDS encoding heat shock protein transcriptional repressor HspR, translating to MSGGMPGGIDEHAPIFVISAAAELAGMHPQTLRQYDRLGLVEPQRTPGKSRRYSMRDVMQLREIAMLSAEGVSLEGIRRILELENRVTELSQRVHELEGALADELLNRPGRRVFAAGTEGEVVSVKAGTRLRRANSVVVWRPLGGER from the coding sequence ATGAGCGGTGGGATGCCGGGCGGCATCGACGAGCACGCGCCGATCTTCGTGATCTCCGCGGCCGCCGAGCTGGCCGGCATGCACCCGCAAACGCTGCGGCAGTACGACAGGCTCGGCCTGGTCGAACCGCAGCGCACCCCCGGCAAGTCGCGCCGCTATTCGATGCGCGACGTGATGCAGCTGCGCGAGATCGCGATGCTCAGTGCCGAGGGCGTCAGCCTGGAGGGCATCCGCCGCATCCTCGAGCTCGAGAACCGCGTGACCGAGTTGTCGCAGCGCGTGCACGAGCTCGAGGGTGCACTCGCCGACGAGCTGCTCAACCGGCCGGGGCGGCGCGTGTTCGCCGCCGGCACGGAGGGCGAGGTTGTCTCGGTCAAGGCCGGAACGCGCCTGCGCCGTGCCAACTCCGTCGTGGTGTGGCGCCCACTCGGCGGCGAACGCTAG
- a CDS encoding DnaJ C-terminal domain-containing protein — protein MASQDWFDKDFYKVLGVSKDVSEAELKKTYRKLARKYHPDSNQGDPSAEAKFKEISEAHSVLSDPEQRKEYDAVRAMGGGARFTSPGSAGGNGGFEDVFGGMFGGAGGGRGQQQYTFQQGGGYDDILGGLFGGQGGGRFGQTSGGYRGFGGPTRGSDVSASATIDFITATQGDTITLQTSDGRPIKVKIPAGVADGQKIKLRGKGQPSPDGGESGDIILTVTVRKHPVFERDGLNLRVNVPVTFVEAALGATIEVPTLGGDPVKLRVAPGTPSGRVLRVKGRGVKTAKGVGDLLAVVQVAVPSHLNAAAEEALEKLREALPDENPRADLLARARG, from the coding sequence ATGGCAAGTCAGGATTGGTTTGACAAGGACTTCTACAAGGTTCTCGGCGTCTCGAAAGACGTGAGCGAGGCCGAGCTGAAGAAGACGTACCGCAAGCTCGCCCGCAAGTACCACCCCGACTCCAACCAGGGCGACCCCTCGGCAGAGGCGAAGTTCAAGGAGATCAGCGAGGCGCACTCGGTGCTCTCCGACCCGGAGCAGCGCAAGGAGTACGACGCGGTACGGGCCATGGGCGGCGGGGCGCGGTTCACCTCGCCCGGCAGCGCAGGAGGCAACGGCGGCTTCGAAGACGTCTTCGGCGGCATGTTCGGCGGCGCCGGCGGTGGCCGCGGTCAGCAGCAGTACACGTTCCAGCAGGGTGGCGGCTACGACGACATCCTCGGCGGCCTGTTCGGCGGCCAGGGCGGCGGCCGGTTCGGCCAGACGAGCGGCGGCTACCGCGGCTTCGGCGGACCCACCCGCGGCAGCGACGTGAGCGCCAGCGCCACCATCGACTTCATCACGGCCACGCAGGGCGACACCATCACGCTGCAGACCAGCGACGGCCGCCCAATCAAGGTCAAGATCCCCGCCGGCGTCGCCGACGGGCAGAAGATCAAGCTGCGCGGCAAGGGCCAGCCCTCGCCGGATGGCGGCGAGTCGGGCGACATCATCCTGACCGTCACCGTGCGCAAGCACCCGGTGTTCGAGCGGGACGGGCTGAACCTGCGCGTCAACGTGCCGGTCACATTCGTGGAGGCCGCCCTCGGCGCCACCATCGAGGTGCCCACGCTCGGCGGCGACCCGGTCAAGCTGCGTGTCGCCCCCGGCACGCCGAGCGGCCGTGTGCTGCGCGTCAAGGGGCGCGGCGTGAAGACCGCCAAGGGCGTCGGCGACCTGCTCGCCGTCGTGCAGGTGGCTGTTCCCTCGCACCTCAACGCGGCCGCCGAGGAGGCGCTCGAGAAGCTGCGCGAGGCGCTGCCGGACGAGAACCCCCGGGCCGACCTGCTCGCCCGGGCGCGAGGCTAA
- a CDS encoding nucleotide exchange factor GrpE: MVDKNQPIDPDEGNGLDGEPIQAEGPDIETHDTEGPGAEVLGEEELTVEDILNAVAAEEADPTVEHLADLKRVTAEYANYRKRTESNREVERERAIGSAVSALLPVLDDLDRAEKHGDLEGETAFSTIAAKLRANVEKLGLTTVGTVGEPFDVTIHEAIFQQPTPGVEVETVADVVEKGYYLGSTLLRPAKVVVQVPA; this comes from the coding sequence ATGGTTGACAAGAACCAGCCGATCGATCCGGACGAGGGCAACGGCCTGGATGGCGAGCCCATCCAGGCCGAAGGCCCCGACATCGAAACGCATGACACCGAAGGCCCCGGCGCTGAGGTATTGGGAGAGGAGGAGCTCACTGTGGAAGACATTCTGAATGCCGTCGCGGCAGAAGAGGCCGACCCGACTGTCGAGCACCTGGCCGACCTCAAGCGGGTCACCGCCGAGTACGCCAACTACCGCAAGCGCACCGAGTCGAACCGTGAGGTGGAGCGCGAGCGCGCCATCGGCTCGGCCGTCTCGGCGCTGCTGCCGGTGCTGGACGACCTCGACCGTGCCGAGAAGCACGGTGACCTCGAGGGTGAGACCGCCTTCTCGACCATCGCCGCCAAGCTGCGCGCGAACGTCGAGAAGCTGGGCCTGACCACCGTCGGCACCGTCGGCGAGCCGTTCGACGTGACCATCCACGAGGCGATCTTCCAGCAGCCCACCCCGGGCGTGGAGGTCGAAACCGTGGCCGACGTCGTCGAAAAGGGCTACTACCTCGGCTCCACCTTGCTACGACCCGCGAAGGTCGTCGTGCAGGTGCCCGCCTAG